A window of the Armatimonadota bacterium genome harbors these coding sequences:
- a CDS encoding competence/damage-inducible protein A translates to MRAGEVVSVGTELLLGQITDTNATYICERLAELGIPVYFRQTVGDNLERIQQAFRLASSRADLVVFTGGLGPTEDDLTKEAVAAALGVDMVVDEASLAHLEAFFARRNRQMTPNQRRQALIPRGAEAIPNRWGTAPGILWEHDSRLIVILPGIPREMRGMFTETVIPYLRERGWVGRSVIRSLVLRTVGVGEGALEEQIRDLIHTTNPTVAPLAHLGEVHLRITARGTPAEVDAMLASAEAALRKRLGDAVYGVDDETLEMAVARLLSGQGVTVAVAESCTGGLVGHRLTNVPGSSAYFLGGVVAYANEAKQALLGVSQALLERHGAVSGEVAEAMARGVRERFGADVGLGTTGIAGPTGATPEKPVGLVFLSLAGAGDARTVRVNFGEEPGREGVKHLAAQATLNLLRRYLLEDRSRTPPS, encoded by the coding sequence ATGAGAGCCGGCGAGGTCGTCTCCGTCGGGACCGAGCTGCTCTTGGGGCAGATCACCGACACCAACGCGACGTACATCTGCGAGCGCCTGGCCGAACTCGGCATCCCCGTCTACTTCCGGCAGACCGTGGGCGACAACCTCGAGCGCATCCAGCAGGCTTTTCGTCTGGCGTCTTCGCGGGCCGACCTCGTCGTCTTCACGGGGGGGTTGGGACCGACCGAGGACGACCTCACCAAGGAAGCTGTGGCTGCCGCCCTGGGCGTGGACATGGTGGTCGACGAGGCGTCGCTGGCGCACCTGGAAGCGTTCTTCGCGCGCCGCAACCGCCAGATGACGCCGAACCAGCGGCGCCAGGCGCTCATCCCGCGTGGTGCTGAGGCGATTCCGAACCGATGGGGTACGGCGCCGGGGATTCTTTGGGAGCACGACAGTCGCCTGATCGTGATCCTGCCGGGCATCCCGCGCGAGATGCGCGGGATGTTCACCGAGACCGTGATCCCGTATCTGCGCGAACGCGGCTGGGTGGGGCGAAGCGTGATCCGCTCCCTCGTGCTGCGCACCGTCGGCGTCGGCGAGGGCGCGCTAGAAGAGCAGATCCGCGACCTCATCCACACGACCAACCCGACGGTCGCCCCGCTAGCCCATTTGGGCGAGGTGCACCTGCGCATCACCGCACGCGGTACCCCCGCTGAGGTGGACGCGATGCTGGCTTCAGCCGAAGCAGCTCTGCGGAAGCGGTTGGGCGACGCGGTGTACGGCGTGGACGACGAGACACTAGAGATGGCCGTGGCCCGGCTGCTGTCCGGGCAGGGAGTCACCGTCGCTGTCGCGGAGTCCTGCACCGGCGGGCTGGTCGGACACCGACTGACCAACGTACCGGGAAGTTCCGCCTACTTCCTCGGCGGGGTCGTGGCGTACGCGAACGAGGCCAAGCAGGCCCTACTCGGCGTGTCCCAAGCGCTGCTGGAGCGCCACGGAGCCGTCTCCGGAGAGGTCGCCGAGGCGATGGCGCGGGGCGTCCGCGAACGGTTCGGCGCAGACGTCGGTCTTGGGACCACGGGCATCGCCGGGCCCACCGGCGCCACGCCCGAAAAGCCGGTCGGGCTGGTGTTCCTGTCGCTTGCGGGAGCCGGGGACGCGCGCACCGTACGGGTGAACTTCGGGGAAGAACCCGGGCGGGAGGGCGTCAAGCACCTCGCGGCACAGGCGACGCTGAACCTGCTGCGACGGTATCTGTTGGAGGACCGATCGCGCACGCCGCCGTCGTGA
- the thpR gene encoding RNA 2',3'-cyclic phosphodiesterase: MRLFVAIPLDPALRPAAQRVRDEIVRLCPEAATGVKWVEPHNLHFTLKFLGEVPDAKVPEVAASLGRLRECEAFEIRIEGVGAFPTSSSPRVVWVGVFEGADRLTALAARAEEILAEVGFAREARPFSAHLTLGRARERRRLPCLKVALEAQRHTKIGVQCVGSVVLMQSRLSPRGPTYVERATFPLVRY, from the coding sequence ATGCGCCTGTTCGTGGCCATCCCCCTCGACCCCGCGCTGCGGCCTGCAGCCCAGCGTGTCCGCGACGAGATCGTGCGCCTGTGCCCCGAAGCGGCGACCGGCGTCAAGTGGGTTGAGCCGCACAACCTCCACTTCACGTTGAAGTTTTTGGGCGAGGTCCCCGACGCGAAGGTGCCGGAGGTTGCCGCATCGCTGGGACGCCTGCGCGAATGCGAGGCTTTCGAGATCCGCATCGAGGGCGTCGGTGCGTTTCCCACTTCCAGCAGTCCCCGGGTGGTGTGGGTCGGTGTCTTTGAGGGCGCCGACCGCCTGACGGCCCTCGCTGCCCGGGCGGAAGAGATCCTGGCTGAAGTGGGGTTTGCGCGGGAGGCCCGGCCCTTTTCGGCCCACCTGACCCTGGGCCGCGCCCGGGAGCGCAGACGCCTCCCTTGCTTGAAAGTCGCCCTGGAGGCCCAGCGGCATACGAAAATCGGGGTCCAGTGCGTTGGTTCGGTGGTGCTGATGCAGAGCCGACTGAGCCCAAGGGGCCCGACGTACGTAGAGAGGGCGACGTTTCCACTGGTTCGGTATTGA
- the recA gene encoding recombinase RecA: MSERQKALDLALAQIEKQFGKGSIMKLGEASQRLAVEVIPTGALGVDVALGVGGVPRGRVVEIYGPESSGKTTLGYHIMAEAQREGGVAAFIDAEHALDPAYARSLGVNVDELLISQPDSGEQALEIAETLVRSGAVDVIVVDSVAALVPRAELEGDMGDAHVGLQARLMSQALRKLVGAISRSRCVVVFINQIREKVGVMFGNPETTTGGRALKFYSSVRMEIRRTENIKSGDEVRGMRARVKVVKNKVAPPFRDAEVEIYYGKGISRAASLLDVATNLGLIQRVGTWFSYGEMRIGQGRDNAREFLENNSELAAEIEAKVREKLNLGRGRAPLPEAPVVAEPPSRNSKEAPARTR, translated from the coding sequence ATGAGCGAGCGGCAGAAGGCGCTGGACCTAGCCTTGGCGCAGATCGAAAAGCAGTTCGGCAAGGGGTCCATCATGAAGCTGGGCGAGGCGTCGCAGCGGCTTGCCGTCGAGGTCATCCCCACCGGCGCCCTGGGCGTGGACGTGGCGCTCGGGGTCGGCGGAGTGCCGCGCGGCCGGGTCGTCGAGATCTACGGCCCGGAGTCGTCGGGCAAGACCACGCTGGGATACCACATCATGGCCGAAGCGCAGAGGGAAGGGGGGGTGGCGGCATTCATCGACGCCGAGCACGCCCTCGACCCGGCCTACGCGCGGTCGTTGGGCGTCAACGTCGACGAACTGCTGATCTCCCAGCCGGACAGCGGGGAGCAGGCGTTGGAGATCGCCGAGACCCTGGTGCGCTCCGGCGCCGTGGACGTCATCGTTGTGGACTCAGTGGCGGCCCTCGTGCCCCGCGCCGAGCTCGAGGGTGACATGGGCGACGCCCACGTCGGGCTGCAGGCCCGCCTGATGTCGCAGGCGCTGCGCAAGCTGGTCGGTGCGATCAGCCGCTCGCGTTGCGTCGTCGTTTTCATCAACCAGATCCGCGAGAAGGTCGGGGTGATGTTCGGAAACCCCGAGACCACGACCGGCGGCCGCGCCCTGAAGTTCTACTCTTCGGTGCGCATGGAGATCCGCCGCACCGAGAACATCAAGAGCGGGGACGAGGTCCGCGGCATGCGCGCCCGGGTCAAGGTCGTCAAGAACAAGGTCGCCCCGCCGTTCCGTGATGCGGAGGTGGAGATCTACTACGGGAAGGGGATCTCCAGAGCCGCCAGCCTACTCGACGTCGCCACCAACCTCGGGCTGATCCAGCGCGTCGGCACGTGGTTCTCCTACGGAGAGATGCGGATCGGTCAGGGCAGAGACAACGCCCGCGAGTTCCTGGAGAACAACTCGGAACTGGCCGCGGAGATCGAGGCGAAGGTGCGCGAGAAACTGAACCTGGGCCGCGGCCGCGCCCCGCTGCCCGAGGCACCGGTGGTCGCCGAGCCGCCCTCGCGCAACAGCAAGGAGGCCCCGGCACGGACGCGGTAG
- a CDS encoding DUF3276 family protein, which produces MAADVHNGEAGKAIFSEQVRAGGRTYFFDVRESKNRRRYLVITETRKTGTGRQRASILVFPDDVEAFGQALRKAEGRLQNA; this is translated from the coding sequence ATGGCAGCCGACGTACATAACGGCGAGGCGGGCAAGGCGATATTCAGCGAGCAGGTGCGCGCCGGAGGGCGAACCTACTTCTTTGATGTCAGGGAGTCGAAGAACCGCAGGCGCTATCTGGTCATCACCGAGACGCGCAAGACGGGCACGGGCCGCCAGCGCGCCAGCATCCTGGTGTTTCCGGACGACGTCGAGGCGTTCGGGCAGGCCCTGCGCAAGGCGGAGGGAAGACTGCAGAACGCGTGA
- a CDS encoding VOC family protein has protein sequence MASKMRSRIFPRLWYSSDAENAASFYTSISPDSRVDRVRALLSDSPSGPAGTVKVVDFTRLGQRFQAISAGPHHDFNDAISVVVLAVG, from the coding sequence ATGGCTTCCAAGATGCGCTCTCGGATCTTTCCGCGTCTTTGGTATTCGAGCGACGCCGAAAACGCAGCCAGTTTCTACACCTCCATTTCCCCGGATTCGCGGGTCGACCGCGTCAGGGCGCTGCTGAGTGATTCCCCAAGCGGCCCGGCCGGAACGGTGAAGGTAGTCGATTTCACCCGGCTCGGTCAACGCTTTCAAGCGATCAGCGCCGGACCTCACCACGATTTCAACGATGCGATCTCTGTGGTTGTGCTTGCGGTCGGGTGA
- a CDS encoding DoxX family protein — protein sequence MHTLLWVVQVVLGIYFFVTGLIHFLVPPGLPGPMAWMYELPTTLHFVAGGAEILAGLGLILPGAIRARGELTVLAALGLVVVMLGAAAWHLWRGEYENIFMNLVLAGLAGFVAYGRWKVRPLGGSSRP from the coding sequence ATGCACACGCTTCTATGGGTTGTGCAGGTCGTCCTCGGCATCTACTTCTTCGTCACCGGCCTCATCCACTTCTTGGTGCCGCCGGGCTTGCCCGGGCCGATGGCGTGGATGTACGAGTTGCCCACAACACTGCACTTCGTCGCTGGCGGTGCCGAAATCCTCGCTGGTCTGGGCCTGATTCTGCCCGGAGCGATCCGCGCTCGAGGTGAACTGACGGTGCTGGCAGCGTTGGGGCTGGTCGTGGTGATGCTGGGTGCGGCTGCGTGGCACCTTTGGCGTGGGGAGTACGAGAACATCTTCATGAACCTGGTTCTGGCGGGCCTGGCGGGGTTCGTGGCCTACGGCCGATGGAAGGTGAGACCTCTGGGCGGGTCTTCGCGGCCATGA
- a CDS encoding O-methyltransferase, giving the protein MEGETSGRVFAAMKERDRAARRAIKSDSGPRSDPRQVGALPSEPSSAFAAIDGYIEGLFVPQDVALDATVRSIADAGMPPIQVSAVQGKFLHLLARLVRARRILEIGTLAGYSTIWLARALPADGSLISLERNPRYAQVARANLACAGVDTRVEIVVGPALETLPRLWRAGGGPFDMVFIDADKENYPAYLDWSLRLTRSGSLIVADNVVRAGRVLAAHPADGADRGARAFNAALAAEARVEAIVVQHVGVKGHDGMAIAVVR; this is encoded by the coding sequence ATGGAAGGTGAGACCTCTGGGCGGGTCTTCGCGGCCATGAAGGAGCGCGACCGCGCGGCACGGCGGGCGATCAAGTCGGACAGTGGGCCGCGGTCGGACCCACGGCAGGTCGGGGCTCTGCCCTCGGAGCCAAGCAGCGCGTTCGCCGCGATCGACGGGTACATCGAGGGTCTGTTCGTGCCGCAGGATGTCGCTCTGGATGCGACGGTACGCTCGATCGCGGATGCGGGGATGCCGCCGATCCAGGTGTCTGCGGTCCAGGGAAAGTTCCTCCATCTGCTCGCCCGGCTTGTGCGAGCGCGCCGGATCCTCGAGATCGGTACGCTCGCTGGATACAGCACGATCTGGCTGGCGCGGGCTCTGCCAGCCGACGGCAGCCTGATCTCGCTGGAACGAAACCCTCGGTACGCACAGGTGGCGCGTGCCAATCTGGCATGCGCGGGCGTGGACACCAGAGTCGAAATCGTCGTAGGCCCGGCGCTGGAAACCCTCCCGCGGCTCTGGCGCGCAGGAGGAGGCCCCTTCGACATGGTCTTCATCGATGCCGACAAGGAGAACTACCCGGCATACTTGGATTGGAGCCTGCGCCTGACGCGCTCGGGCAGCCTGATCGTCGCGGATAACGTCGTGCGCGCAGGCCGCGTCCTCGCGGCCCACCCCGCAGACGGCGCCGACCGCGGCGCGCGGGCGTTCAACGCGGCGCTGGCGGCCGAAGCACGGGTCGAGGCGATCGTCGTGCAGCACGTCGGCGTCAAGGGACACGACGGCATGGCGATCGCCGTCGTGAGGTAG
- a CDS encoding ornithine cyclodeaminase family protein: MEEAVLILGRRDVEALLDVDVLIDGLAVAMADVSAGRASVPPRNFATVADRGLLAAMPAYLETRSVLAAKLVCVFPGNALRGIETHQALIGVFEADSGQPVAILDGASITAVRTAAGSALATRLCARQDARVLAILGTGVQARSHARVVPRVRRFAEILVAGRTPEKVEALATEIGATPVRSYAEAVALADVVCACTHATEPIVRREWLRPGTHVNSVGFTAGFEVDPAAFADAVVIVESRDAAIGEYPNGAADLTAAVRQGLARPEDICEIGELVEGRRSGRTDPDQITVYRSVGVAAEDAIAACLVVEAARRRGLGVEVDLS; encoded by the coding sequence ATGGAGGAAGCCGTGCTGATCCTCGGTCGCCGTGACGTCGAAGCTCTGCTGGACGTCGACGTCCTGATCGATGGGCTCGCGGTGGCGATGGCCGATGTGAGCGCCGGCCGTGCGTCCGTCCCGCCCCGAAACTTCGCGACGGTGGCAGACCGAGGGCTCCTGGCCGCGATGCCCGCGTATCTGGAGACCCGCAGTGTGCTGGCGGCCAAGCTCGTGTGTGTGTTCCCGGGCAACGCCCTCCGGGGCATCGAAACGCATCAGGCTCTGATCGGCGTCTTCGAAGCGGACTCCGGCCAGCCGGTGGCGATCCTCGATGGCGCCTCGATCACGGCCGTGCGCACCGCGGCGGGCTCGGCGCTGGCGACTCGCCTGTGCGCGCGTCAGGACGCGCGCGTCCTGGCGATCCTCGGCACCGGCGTACAGGCGCGCTCCCACGCGCGCGTCGTGCCCCGCGTCCGCCGGTTCGCCGAGATCCTGGTCGCGGGCCGCACGCCCGAGAAGGTGGAGGCTCTGGCGACCGAGATCGGGGCCACGCCGGTGCGATCGTACGCCGAGGCGGTCGCGCTCGCCGATGTGGTCTGCGCATGCACCCACGCGACCGAGCCGATCGTGCGGCGGGAGTGGCTGAGGCCGGGGACCCACGTGAACTCCGTCGGGTTCACCGCCGGGTTCGAAGTGGATCCTGCTGCGTTCGCGGACGCCGTCGTGATCGTGGAGTCCCGGGACGCAGCGATTGGTGAGTACCCCAACGGCGCGGCCGACCTGACGGCCGCCGTCCGTCAGGGACTGGCGCGCCCCGAAGACATCTGCGAAATCGGCGAACTGGTCGAGGGGCGCCGATCCGGACGCACGGACCCGGATCAGATCACGGTCTACCGCTCCGTGGGAGTGGCCGCCGAGGACGCGATCGCCGCTTGTCTGGTCGTGGAGGCGGCGCGCAGGCGGGGTCTGGGCGTAGAGGTCGATCTGTCGTGA
- a CDS encoding quinone oxidoreductase — MRAIRIHETGGPEVMRHEEVPTPSPQEGQALVRLAAAGVNFIDVYQRKGLYKLPLPAVLGQEGAGVVEAVGPGVEVVRPGDRVAFANVLGAYAEYVVAPADRLVLLPEGVDLETAAAVMLQGMTAHYLTHSTYPLREGDVALVHAAAGGVGLLLTQMAKRRGATVIGTVSTEAKARLAEDAGVDHVVLYTETNFEAEARRITDGKGVQVVYDSVGRDTFERSLGSLTLRGMLVLFGQSSGPVAPFDPQILNAKGSLFLTRPTLMHYTATREELLWRANDVLGWVASGELRVRIDRTFPLDQAAEAHRALESRQTTGKVLLSM, encoded by the coding sequence ATGCGCGCGATCCGGATTCACGAGACCGGTGGCCCGGAAGTGATGCGTCACGAGGAAGTGCCTACTCCCTCGCCCCAGGAGGGGCAGGCGTTGGTCCGTCTGGCGGCAGCAGGCGTAAACTTCATCGACGTGTACCAGCGCAAGGGGCTGTACAAGCTGCCGCTCCCGGCGGTGCTCGGGCAGGAAGGAGCAGGGGTGGTGGAAGCCGTCGGCCCGGGAGTGGAGGTGGTCAGGCCCGGAGACCGTGTGGCGTTCGCAAACGTGTTGGGGGCTTACGCGGAGTACGTCGTCGCCCCCGCCGATCGTCTGGTGCTCCTTCCGGAGGGAGTGGACCTGGAGACGGCCGCCGCAGTCATGCTCCAGGGCATGACCGCACACTACCTGACCCATTCCACGTACCCCCTGCGGGAGGGGGACGTGGCGCTCGTGCATGCCGCCGCCGGTGGAGTGGGCCTGCTGCTCACCCAGATGGCCAAGCGACGGGGGGCGACGGTGATCGGAACGGTCTCGACGGAGGCGAAGGCCCGACTCGCGGAAGACGCGGGTGTGGATCACGTGGTCCTGTACACCGAGACGAATTTCGAAGCCGAGGCGCGACGCATCACGGACGGCAAGGGGGTTCAGGTCGTCTACGACTCGGTGGGACGGGATACGTTCGAGCGCAGTCTCGGCAGCCTGACGCTGCGCGGCATGCTCGTGCTGTTCGGGCAGTCCAGCGGTCCAGTCGCTCCGTTCGACCCACAGATCCTCAACGCCAAGGGATCGCTGTTCCTGACGCGGCCCACGCTGATGCACTACACCGCCACGCGCGAAGAGTTGCTGTGGCGTGCGAACGACGTCCTCGGATGGGTAGCCTCGGGAGAACTCAGGGTCCGGATCGACCGGACCTTCCCGCTGGATCAGGCGGCCGAAGCCCATCGGGCATTGGAGAGCCGGCAGACGACCGGCAAGGTGTTGCTGTCCATGTGA
- a CDS encoding regulatory protein RecX, with the protein MTELQTPASRSRRAAARGGGLTPQVVSVLPARQPGLVRIRMSTGEFLRVREQTCRELGVSLGAITAQTLRRLTDEDAGTRLRERALRLLAARPRSRAELAARLRRVGPAARVAGVLAELERQGLVDDERFARLWTQSRRQARRWGALRIRRELRAKGIPPDVIERVLDEDPTDEEAVAEALACQRLRAYAGLDRKTAARRLAAFLARRGFRDGSVIHALRRVGLFADRTADEGPA; encoded by the coding sequence GTGACGGAACTGCAGACACCTGCGTCGCGCTCAAGACGGGCGGCTGCGCGGGGCGGCGGGCTCACACCGCAGGTCGTGAGTGTCCTTCCCGCCCGCCAGCCCGGTCTGGTGCGGATACGGATGTCCACGGGGGAGTTTCTGCGTGTCCGGGAGCAGACTTGTAGGGAGCTGGGCGTCAGCCTGGGGGCGATCACCGCCCAGACCCTGCGCCGGCTGACCGACGAAGACGCTGGCACCAGGCTCCGGGAACGCGCCCTGCGCCTGCTGGCTGCGCGTCCGAGGTCGCGGGCCGAGCTGGCTGCCAGACTGCGACGGGTAGGCCCCGCCGCGCGGGTGGCCGGCGTGCTGGCGGAACTGGAACGGCAGGGCCTGGTGGACGACGAACGCTTCGCACGCCTGTGGACGCAGTCCCGCCGTCAGGCGCGCAGGTGGGGTGCGCTTCGGATCCGCCGGGAACTACGCGCTAAGGGAATCCCCCCCGACGTCATCGAGCGGGTGTTGGACGAAGACCCAACCGATGAAGAGGCTGTGGCCGAAGCGCTCGCCTGCCAGAGGCTGCGTGCCTACGCCGGGCTCGACCGCAAGACCGCTGCCCGCCGCCTGGCCGCGTTCTTGGCCCGCCGTGGCTTCCGGGACGGCAGCGTGATCCACGCGTTGCGCAGGGTCGGGTTGTTCGCGGACCGAACCGCAGACGAGGGGCCCGCCTGA
- a CDS encoding ATP-dependent DNA helicase, with translation MKQHAPNRSATGTAARAVRASLQIALTLDTAPQVPTSPIERVVDGLNDEQRRAVAWDSGPLLIIAGAGTGKTAVITRRIAYLITSKRARPSEILALTFTDKAAAEMEERVDVLVPYGYTDIWISTFHAFGERVLRDNALVLGLPPDFRVLDRAEQVLFLRENLFELPLRIYRPLGDPTRHLQALVSLFSRAKDEAVSPSDYLQYAEAVAAQATQNPGDEEMQREADRQMELAQAYAAYQRLLGERGLVDFGDLITLTLRLFRDHPAALRPYQERFRYILVDEFQDTNHAQFEIVKLLAARHRNVTVVGDDDQAIYKWRGAAISNILDFARTYPDAHKIVLLRNYRSGQAILDAAYRLIRHNDPDRLEVREDVDKRLIADRPQGPLPEHLHFDTLSTEADAVAARIADRVEAGEWHYRDVAILVRANNDAEPFLRALNMRGIPFQFSGSRGLYDREEIRLVLAFLRVLADPQDSLSLYYLGTSPLYAVGATDMARCLATARQKNRSLEWVFRNLDAQDLSAEVSPESRAAIEKMLADLEAMRERSAAHPTGRVLYEYLVERTGYVKRLASSGNPNDEMRVRNLARLFDIVARTAPLLRYDRAVEFLRHIDERIQAGDDPAVAEADPDADAVQVLTVHKAKGLEFPVVFVVSCVDRRFPLGRRADPIELPDTLIRDVLPEGDHHLQEERRLFYVAMTRARRELYLTSARDYGGLRPRKVSRFVLEALDVPAGSQQPFRASAAEQIHRHAPPAGEPLALEGIVPSDGVVSVSFRQLDDYQTCPLKFKYAHILRVPVTRDHRVAYGFAIHEAVREYNRRRARRQAITLDELIAYFEKVWVNEGFISREHEERRMAEGRAVLAAFYEHQASAGTVPTMVEAPFSFVRGNTRVRGRWDRVDVRDGEVCVVDFKTSDVREPDRADERVRDSLQLRLYAMAYNEVYGKLPDRLEMHFLGPGGVVVGSLAPEPSWVADAADAIDRVADGIRRGDFVATPDWFRACRHCAFSAICPYTAKGD, from the coding sequence ATGAAGCAGCATGCGCCGAACCGTTCCGCAACCGGGACCGCGGCCCGGGCAGTGCGGGCGAGCCTCCAGATCGCACTCACGCTCGATACGGCCCCCCAAGTTCCGACATCTCCGATCGAGCGCGTCGTGGACGGGTTGAACGATGAGCAGCGCCGCGCGGTGGCGTGGGATAGCGGCCCCCTGCTGATCATCGCCGGGGCCGGTACCGGGAAGACCGCCGTGATCACCCGTCGGATCGCCTACCTGATCACCAGCAAGCGCGCACGCCCGTCGGAGATCCTCGCGCTGACGTTCACGGACAAGGCCGCCGCCGAGATGGAAGAGCGCGTCGACGTACTCGTCCCCTACGGCTATACGGACATCTGGATCTCCACCTTCCACGCGTTCGGAGAACGCGTGCTCCGGGACAACGCCCTGGTGCTGGGGCTGCCCCCCGACTTCCGGGTCTTGGACCGCGCCGAGCAGGTGCTGTTCTTGCGGGAAAATCTCTTCGAGCTTCCGCTGCGGATCTACCGGCCTCTGGGGGATCCCACGCGGCACCTCCAGGCGCTGGTCTCGCTGTTCAGCCGGGCCAAGGACGAGGCCGTCTCGCCGTCCGACTACCTCCAGTACGCGGAGGCGGTGGCGGCGCAGGCCACCCAGAATCCCGGCGACGAGGAGATGCAGCGAGAGGCGGACCGGCAGATGGAGCTGGCCCAAGCCTACGCCGCGTACCAGAGGCTGCTGGGGGAGCGCGGCCTGGTGGACTTCGGCGACCTGATCACCCTGACGCTTCGGCTGTTCCGAGACCATCCGGCCGCGCTGCGACCCTACCAGGAGCGCTTCCGCTACATCCTGGTCGATGAGTTCCAGGACACCAACCACGCGCAGTTCGAGATCGTCAAGCTCCTGGCCGCCCGCCATCGGAACGTCACCGTGGTCGGCGACGATGACCAGGCCATCTACAAGTGGCGGGGAGCAGCCATCAGCAACATCCTGGACTTCGCGCGCACCTACCCCGACGCCCACAAGATCGTCCTGCTGCGCAACTACCGCAGCGGTCAGGCCATCCTCGACGCGGCCTACCGGCTGATCCGCCACAACGACCCCGACCGGCTGGAAGTACGCGAGGACGTCGACAAGCGCCTGATCGCCGATCGGCCACAGGGGCCTTTGCCCGAACACCTGCACTTCGACACGCTCAGCACGGAGGCCGACGCGGTCGCCGCCCGAATCGCAGACCGCGTGGAAGCGGGCGAATGGCATTACCGCGACGTGGCGATCCTCGTCCGTGCCAACAACGACGCCGAGCCCTTCCTGCGGGCGCTGAACATGCGGGGGATTCCGTTCCAGTTCAGCGGCAGCCGTGGGTTGTACGACCGCGAGGAGATCCGGCTGGTGCTCGCCTTCCTCCGCGTGCTCGCCGACCCGCAGGACAGCCTCAGCCTGTACTACCTGGGCACGTCGCCTTTGTACGCCGTCGGCGCCACGGACATGGCGCGCTGCCTGGCGACCGCCCGGCAGAAGAACCGATCGCTGGAGTGGGTCTTCCGCAACTTGGATGCGCAAGACCTCAGCGCCGAGGTGTCCCCCGAAAGCCGCGCCGCCATCGAGAAGATGCTGGCAGACCTGGAAGCGATGCGCGAGCGTAGCGCCGCACACCCGACGGGCCGCGTACTCTACGAATACCTGGTCGAGCGGACGGGCTACGTCAAGCGCCTCGCGTCCTCGGGGAACCCCAACGACGAGATGCGCGTACGCAACCTGGCGCGCTTGTTTGACATCGTCGCCCGCACCGCACCCCTGCTGCGCTACGACCGGGCCGTGGAGTTCCTGCGCCACATCGACGAGCGGATCCAGGCCGGCGACGACCCGGCGGTGGCGGAAGCCGATCCGGATGCCGACGCCGTGCAGGTGCTGACCGTCCACAAGGCCAAGGGACTGGAGTTCCCTGTAGTGTTCGTCGTTTCGTGTGTGGACCGCCGCTTCCCCCTGGGACGGCGCGCAGATCCCATCGAGTTGCCGGACACACTCATCCGGGATGTCCTGCCCGAGGGCGACCACCACCTCCAGGAGGAGCGGAGGTTGTTCTACGTGGCGATGACGCGCGCCCGGCGTGAGCTGTACCTCACCAGCGCCCGCGACTACGGGGGGCTGCGACCCCGCAAGGTCAGCCGCTTCGTGCTCGAAGCCTTGGATGTCCCCGCGGGGTCACAGCAGCCCTTCCGGGCATCGGCGGCCGAGCAGATCCATCGGCACGCACCGCCGGCCGGTGAGCCGCTGGCGCTGGAGGGCATCGTGCCATCGGACGGTGTCGTCAGCGTCTCCTTCCGGCAGCTGGACGACTACCAGACGTGTCCGCTGAAGTTCAAGTACGCGCACATTCTGCGCGTCCCCGTGACCCGCGATCACCGCGTGGCCTACGGCTTCGCGATCCACGAGGCGGTCCGGGAGTACAACCGGCGGCGCGCGCGCCGTCAGGCGATCACGCTCGACGAGCTGATCGCCTACTTCGAGAAGGTGTGGGTGAACGAGGGTTTCATCAGCCGCGAGCACGAAGAGCGCCGAATGGCCGAGGGTCGCGCGGTTCTGGCGGCCTTCTACGAGCACCAGGCGTCGGCGGGCACCGTCCCGACGATGGTTGAGGCCCCGTTCTCGTTCGTCCGGGGCAACACCCGTGTGCGCGGGCGCTGGGACCGGGTCGACGTCCGCGACGGCGAGGTGTGCGTCGTGGACTTCAAGACCTCGGACGTCCGAGAGCCGGATCGGGCCGACGAGCGCGTCCGGGACAGCCTGCAGCTGCGTCTGTACGCGATGGCCTACAACGAGGTCTACGGAAAGCTGCCCGACCGTCTGGAGATGCACTTTTTGGGGCCGGGCGGCGTCGTCGTTGGGTCGCTGGCTCCGGAGCCCTCATGGGTCGCCGATGCTGCGGACGCGATCGATCGGGTGGCCGACGGTATCCGGCGCGGCGACTTCGTCGCCACGCCCGACTGGTTCCGGGCCTGCCGACACTGCGCGTTCTCGGCGATCTGTCCGTACACGGCAAAGGGGGATTGA